The DNA region tattacAATGTAcattgtttctaaataaaaagaattcaggAGTTCCTTATTGCATTCTGTTTGACGATATAACCAGAATCCTTTCCTTTCTACAAGagggaaaaaatgaaacttcataaatattgagataaattagaaattaaaaaaaaaataatctctgaatttaaaatacaacacagtgtattattatttttaaataaaaacaatttaggaATTGCACATTATATTCTCCATATGTGACAGAATAaccaacatttttttcatttgacaaaaagaaaagaaatagcgCTTAGTTGTCCTCTAGAATTTTAAGTTgacaaaaatgatattaaatatttcatacctaaGAATAGTCTAATTGCATGCATCGCAACCTCGTcgcaactttttaaatagttcgaataacaacaaaaaaaaataaaatttatactaaatgtAATTGATTGAGCTACACCAATTTGCACCAgctaaaacatttaacaaattaaatataaatagagcATAATCccagagttttaaattttttttaaaaataaatattcaaaataaacatcaGTATACgtatttagcataatttttaaagaaagtagcCTTTTTAACCGTTCTAAACTTTTCttggattatttaaataatatttttctttcaaaacaattagcacattaatttcaaaatatcacatACTATGTAGCCttaatggtaattttaatatcaaaggaaattcaaaacaattgaaaaaaaaaagagattcgCCAAATAAACTGTAATAGATTTTTTCCTTTCCTGCagaatattatcatttaaaaatatttatttattttcttcaaaaattcaaaataaattaatcttttaaacaacaaaataataggCATGGCCAAAGAGACATCTATTTCTATACGAGTTTACGAAATTCAACGCAATGATAAATCATTCCTCACATAGAACATTGTTTGAATTACTGCTACAAATGACTACGAGGGAAATAAAGGACGCGCCTTCGCGTAAAAATATTGAGACAGTCGATTCGAAGGTCACATTCGAAAAAGGAAGCGGCACCAATAGCGGCGAAAGCTAGAGATATGGGCCGAAAGTTGGGGGGCCAATGGCGTAAAGAGGTACCTGTATTCTCGAAGTATAAATTCATTTACgataataattcatatattcaataaattcagaTTCCAGCTGAACTTAGGTAGCCAGCCTTGGAAATTTTAGGCGAGATTCCCAGTGACGCCGTAAAAATTTACACAGACGGTAGTGGACTGAGAGACCTAGCTGGTAGCGGCGTCTTCATTGAAAAATCTGGGCAAAATTACTCCATCTGTCTCCGTAATCCTGATTTCACTTCAGTCTTTAGAAGTGAATTAATCGCAATTGAACAAGGCATCGATGCTATTATCAACGAGAGTGATTTTGGAGATCTTTGGATCCTGTCGGACAGTCGCAGTTCCCTTCAACACCTACAAAATTGGACTAAAGTTGGAGACAAAACAAGTATCTCCATCCTTCTTAAACTTCAACTTATTTCAACCACGACGTTCATCTTCAGTGGATACCATCCCACGTTGACATATTTGGCAATGAGCAAGTGGATCGCTTGGCCAAGGAGGTCTGTAGTCATTCAACACCTTCGTCCTCAGCCCTTACCTACTCAGAGAATCAGTCCAAAATCAAAAGCCATCAATCAAAAAAGTGGAGGATCCCCCTCTCTCATCATTGGTATGCGGCCAAGGAACCGGGCTCTTCACTTGTTCATATAGGTGATACAGCGTATCAAACAGCAATTTCCAGATTGGCAAGTGGACACACGAATAGTGTCTCGTACTTCGAAAGAAGAAAGACATTTACAGTCTGCTCCAAATGTGAAGCCCAGCCGGCCTCTGTcgatcaaaaagaaaaatcgaaaaagaaaaaggCACCAATAGCGGCGAAAGCTAGAGATGTGGGCCGAAAGTTGGGGGGCCAATGGCGTAAAGAGGTATCGGGATTCTCGAAGTAAACTACTTGATTAGATGTCCCCCAAAAGACGATTGTAATTAATGCAGTAAATACAGTAGTCGGAAAAagagacaataaaaaaattggaccatttttatgcaaatttaggCCGTAGTTAGTCTATGCTGAGCAATTcactatttcaaacaaaatattatttatatatattaaacaaaatttataaatttcaacataaatgtatgaaatacataaatttaatgacccctaaaactttataactaaacttcattattaaatcacaatcacaaaatattttgcttttgccAAACAACCATTAGAATCTAATGGTACTTTTTCAATGTGTTTTTCTATACTTTAGGCAGGGGTCCCCAACCCTATGCCCGCGGGCACCATGGCGCCCGTCGATCGATCTATGTGCACCCGCTGCTTGTGCccaacgataaaatatttcagttctcCATTTTCCCAATAAATGCTATGCAAATTTTATGCTATGCAAATACATATTGAGGTACTCTGGTTCAGTAATGGCAAAGTACTTGATagatttctacatttaattggagaaataaaaaataatcttgcagccaaaaatcaaacatttttggAACTGAGAGATCCTCTTTGGCTAGCAGATTTGTCTTTCATAATGGACATAAtggaaaaaactaaataatttaaacttggagCTGCAGGAAAAAGACAAACATAAAGCAAAAATGATAAAGGCTATAAACTCGTTCAGAGCTAAGCTAGTTTTGTGgatatcacatttgaaaatgaagtctcttgtgcattttccaaacatgaaaaaaatgttaggtGACAGTGAAATTGACTTATTAACATTTGTCATCAACCTCCAATTGTTTaaagatcaatttaaaaagctctttcaacaatttaatatcatcgagcctttgataacttttttgttaatccTTTTACCAACCAAATAAACGTTACCGTAATAGCAACATACGTTTCAGAATTTCTTCGAGTAAAGCGAGAAGAATCGAAGATAGAAATTCTGGAATATGATTGAAGGAATAAAttccattcttaaaaatagcattatatTCTCCCAATTATCTAGCGCTGGCCAGCGAAATGCCATGCCTAACACCACattgactgtattttataaataatttttatatttcatatgttttgaaggcaatttagtaattatttattttacacaagaaaattaatactaattatattcatatgttaaattaatttttaaaattaatttttttgtgcactatATGTAGTGTGTAATATTACCTATGTCtaccaactataaatttatcttgaaaaaataaatggtgcccgccattcgaccaatattctggtatttgctcttaggtacaaaaaggttggggacTACTGCATTAGATTAAtttcctaataaaaataatagcaatgtAATTAGTCTTAGAGTCCTTAATCGACAACTGTATGCTTCCTTTGGCTGAAAGTTAGGAATTGTTTCtccttttttcatgaaaaaaaaatattttcatattattctaCTACCCTTCATCTTCTCTTTACTATTGCACTACCCTTCATGCTTCTTCAGAAGTTCAACATTTTACAGTAGAAGAAGTAAAAAAGGATAAAgattgagagaaaaaatatagtgtttGATAATATACatagaaacaaagaaaataaagtatttcaataTAGCTTAAATTTGCAtactaaatatagttttaacaaatttaacacCCCCTTCTTATAAgggaataaaaagtaaaaatatttattgccttaaaaaaagaaagaaaaaaaaatgcgaaagagagagagaataaGACCGAGGAGAgaagaaatgaaacaataaaactcgtatattgtagaaatttttgtgaattttttttccattttacatGCAAGAAATATGTATCAATAtctaaattaggaaaaatatttaaatgcttctACTTTTtgcatcaaagaaaaaaaaattaaaacaaggaaAAGCAATTATAAGCAACCCCCCCCCATATCCCCGAGGATCAAAGGGGCAGGGGGACAGGTCACCACGTACTCGACATTCCAGCAAATAAACTTAACCTGCAAAATAGTAGGCAAGGCTATCACAAAATTCTTgcctatttttaaatacaaatttgttcaaaaatactaaCCTGTTTCATCTGTTCCTAAATACTAGCCTGTGTTAAAATACCATCTGTTCCAAAATACTAGCCTGTGACAAAATATCACCTGTTCCAAAATACTAGCCTGTGACAAAATACCATCTGTTCCAAAATACTAGGCTGTGACAAAATAACAGGCTGCTTCGTTATAACATGTTTAAACTATTATGTGGTTGCTTTATTAGTAATAGACTGTTAAGACATAGAAGTAGAGCTGCGGGGGAGGCAATAATATTCaagcaattaaaacattttaatgttgcATTTTTTACCTTTGAAAGGCTATTTTtagtaagaaatttaagaagcctgatacttattttaactatattattgcataataatcattttcatagacggaaatttaaaaaaaaaaaaccatttatttatttaattctaacgcactcattttaaagaaaagaaatttaaatactactaggaggctccgccccctgctcgctaacgctcgccaacccccgagagttgctacgcaatcctatgtggttcacgccatgaaccatggctcgctgcgctcgctcgccaatgaatacaaagttctagcacaaagacatagtatattatcatcaaagacatagtattttatcatcaaagacatagtattgtacttatgtagaggaattctatcaatgttcttattggctttaaaaaagtatattagctatttagattgtacatggtgaaaaaataaaacattagctaaatgagaaacatattagcaaaataaatcatcaaatattgcagttactcacctaaattcaactaaatgtgtataataaattagttaatgctagaaattctgaaagttttagaaaaaaatttgattatttaaaaataaaaactttaaaccctaTTAGAGGTATTCTCGGAATGAAAAATGTACTTGCTTCATCACCATCAATCAGTTTAGCTTCAATTAAATTACGCTGCAAGTTTGTAACAATTAATCTAGTGCCATTACAGAGTCCTTTAGATGGCATTAAACTTCTCAGTAACATTATTATGGCACCTTTCTTAATCTTTAATTTGTGGAGAGGCATTCCTGTAGGAGTGATGGTGTTCAAAAATTCCTCAGGGTAACTTAGTTGATCTTGTGGATCATCACTAATGACAGTGTCCacactttcataaattttagtaattccTGGCAGTAGTTCCAGCACATCATTATTGAATACTATTGATAAATCGTTGGTGACTGTTGAAATTGCCCTACCTTTCAGTTGGCACGGAGTTACAGTGTTAAAATCTACATCAGATTATAGTTGCTTAATGGGGTCTTGGTTAGATGGATAACAAATATCAGGCAACTTAATCATTTCACCATCTTTGCAGTTTACAACATCCAATAACCATTCAGAAAACGCCTTTTCAGTTGAAAGTGCCCGCATATTTTGATTAAGGTATAAGATGTTGAATTTAGTCCAAAGGGGATGTTTTTTAAGACAGCTAGCAATTGTCAGCGAACGGGAAGCTTTAGGAATGATAGCAAGTCTGTAAACATAATACTGTAATTGGGTTACACGGATACGCTTGGCAGTACGTCGCTCTTGCACATGCTCCATTCCAGCATGCCAACCACAATCCCTTTATCCAGTATTGTTTTCAATGCGTCTGTTGGTAGCTTCAgttgaatcaaaaatatacagCTGCCCGTATCCAGCATTATTTTGATCATTGCTACACAAAGGTGACACCATATGATGAATTTGACCATGAATCCGAAAACAATACGGTCCATTTCCAGGAGGTGGCTTTATGTGTGCTCCAAATGATGCAAAAGCAAGAGCAGAATTATATTCCCGGATATGATTTCGATAATTTCGTGCCTCAATCGAATTATCACTTAATTTTTGCAGCAACTCGGGAATGTCCATTAGTGTaggcaaattaatttttccatcgTGGCAGCATTTCGTATATTTGCCAgaagaatttctttctttggTCCAGAAGTAAGCATTACAATAACTACATTGTTCCAGCATTGAGTCAATATTATACTCTTCGACAtagtaagagaaatatatatatatagattatacatttataattggaattagttattaaatttaagtttatggagcatatttgttgttattggaattaaattttatgaattctatTACCGCTCTTGTATTTTTAAGACtatgaaaacaaagaaattgaGACTTACCATAATTTCACATACGTTACACTCGTgcgagaatttttaaattcttgctaAAGTCAACAGTTTTTCAAAATCCATAGAAATTCATAGAAATCatagaaaacaaagaaattgaGACTTACCATAATTTCACATACGTTACACTCGTgcgagaatttttaaattcttgctaAAGTCAACAGTTTTTCAAAATCCATGAAttgcttttaagtttaaaagcatCATATTTTCACCAAcagggagggaaaaaaaaacatttttgaaaaagtttgttccaatgatcggattttcgcgTTTTAAGTGCTTTTGTTAATAAATCGAATTCTTTGACTAAACCGATTGTTTGTTCGATGAACTTTGattatttgctttttgttttttcttttagtttatttaggcTGAATAGTTCTACTTTTTGGTACTCCATGCTatctcgaaaaatttttaagcgaattaaaataatttcattcataattacaaaatttgtttagctAAAGGaaatgcaatgaaatttttttcttcgtaatttgttattaatttatactaatTCGCTTCATAAtggttaaaagaattttgaataccAAGACACATAAACTCATGTATCATTTCAAACTATGTGATTTTAATTGACaccatgcaaaatttaaatgaaatcggTTGAAGAGTTCTTgagaaatgcaaatttaataatatggcttttttaaaactttgtaacTCAGAAACTGTTTGATCAATAATGTTCAactttggattttaaaattacacagtttaaaatgatgtaaaatttacctattttacactttagttttcttctaactataaataacaaacaataagagataatcatttaaaattaatttttacattcagttttcttaagataaacaaattttacaattgtgtggTGGGATAATGTTTctaattagctttaaaatttcttcaaaaattagcaaaacactaaagaaaaaagaagaagaagaagaatagtAATACTAACAAATACTTGAACTTTGGATTTAAACGACCGCTTTCTAACTGTTGGGACCATACTTCCCAAATCGAAATTTGTTGAATAACAGATATTGCTATTCACGTAATcagtttttgcgtctgatttctgtataatatttaatagttaatgcTAGATAATTAGCATAATTAAGACTGACCTTcggaattataaatatatatccacTTATATAACACTGgcataagaaattaaaagaatttgcagacttgatGGATTATCTCCAGAACAaatggaccgattttaatgaagtttGATGTGTacatatattgatacaatacaaaacaaataaccattcaacaattgtaatacactcGAATGATAGTGCGTAACTTTCGTttgagtcggaaggtatgaaattgctACAGAACAATTCAGGCCAATTGTAATAGGAAATGAAAAACTGTCTGTAAGTATGAAATCACGCAGCAGAAAGAtggattaaaaacaatttaaacatcataaaaaaagcagaaaaataaatttttggcaagataattgaatttacaatttttgcCTAGTATTTTGGAACAGGTCTTTGGAAGTAACCTGTTATTCTTATATCaagtatgataaaataacagttaCGAAATACCTGttctagaaaatattaaatatctctaCTCGGATGTAAGTCGAATGGGATAATTCTTGGCCTTGATCTGTGAACTTGATAAGTTTCCGATTCTCATTCAGCATTtccttttatcatatttttcaatttgagtgCGCCAAAAGAAAAAGGGGAACCTACTGAGTACCTCTTGATCTAACGATTGGATTTTCAAGTACCAAGGTctatatcttaataatttggGGActtgatctcaaatatgctaattaattagtgcagatgaatGATTTTGCCTTTTACGAGATCAGACACTTAGTTTTTTGGATTAAATGTTTCTTCCATTCGAtgaattcagatttttgacccttaaaatatatggtaccaataattttagtttgcaCCGGAGGGCAGTCGAAAGCTTATACcactttgttaattttactttctgcaaTTTTCATCATATATTTGAGATATATTACTATTACAGCGAatcaagaaagtttttaaatttaattacacgcaatttttttaattacttatttgtcctttttttaatattttattttgtaagattCTAACAAAAAGTCTGAAGCGTaaggcataaaaaattttgcatcattttaaagaatgcagtttcttactatatataaaaatctaatgatggcGTCGTAGTTTTCTATTGTTATCTAggtatttttattggccggaaaatcacatggtaggatccagttttcccacattaatcttcatattggtttggttatcatcagcataaaattgctataagtcataaaggtattgttttccgataaatatttttgtattcgcgatcgcaacgcNNNNNNNNNNNNNNNNNNNNNNNNNNNNNNNNNNNNNNNNNNNNNNNNNNNNNNNNNNNNNNNNNNNNNNNNNNNNNNNNNNNNNNNNNNNNNNNNNNNNNNNNNNNNNNNNNNNNNNNNNNNNNNNNNNNNNNNNNNNNNNNNNNNNNNNNNNNNNNNNNNNNNNNNNNNNNNNNNNNNNNNNNNNNNNNNNNNNNNNNNNNNNNNNNNNNNNNNNNNNNNNNNNNNNNNNNNNNNNNNNNNNNNNNNNNNNNNNNNNNNNNNNNNNNNNNNNNNNNNNNNNNNNNNNNNNNNNNNNNNNNNNNNNNNNNNNNNNNNNNNNNNNNNNNNNNNNNNNNNNNNNNNNNNNNNNNNNNNNNNNNNNNNNNNNNNNNNNNNNNNNNNNNNNNNNNNNNNNNNNNNNNNNNNNNNNNNNNNNNNNNNNNNNNNNNNNNNNNNNNNNNNNNNNNNNNNNNNNNNNNNNNNNNNNNNNNNNNNNNNNNNNNNNNNNNNNNNNNNNNAGGGGGGGGGGCGCTAAAAAGGTATTGTGTCCCGGGCGCGAGTTAAGCTCGCTACGCCACTGTGTGAATCTTagcttttataaattgtaattaaaaaaagctaagaaTAAACGACATTgtcctatatattttttaaaatgaatatattctaTTGTACAAAGTgtgcattttgttttctttctacaAATAGTGATTGATTGTCATGCAAACACcaataatgaaatgtttatcACCAGGAAAACTTAAAAAGGCAACCGACATccattttttctgatttttcttgtttccaaattcaaattttatttctcatttaaaattttttccacgtgcaatttttttgttagaatataTTTGCTACATAGttataacagtttaaatagaaaatggaTTTATATCTAGCAACATCTAATCT from Parasteatoda tepidariorum isolate YZ-2023 chromosome 2, CAS_Ptep_4.0, whole genome shotgun sequence includes:
- the LOC139427116 gene encoding uncharacterized protein, which gives rise to MEHVQERRTAKRIRVTQLQYYVYRLAIIPKASRSLTIASCLKKHPLWTKFNILYLNQNMRALSTEKAFSEWLLDVVNCKDDFNTVTPCQLKGRAISTVTNDLSIVFNNDVLELLPGITKIYESVDTVISDDPQDQLSYPEEFLNTITPTGMPLHKLKIKKGAIIMLLRSLMPSKGLCNGTRLIVTNLQRNLIEAKLIDGDEATPSLNYLVFSIMSIMKDKSASQRGSLSSKNV